A region of Leclercia adecarboxylata DNA encodes the following proteins:
- a CDS encoding T6SS immunity protein Tli3 family protein, which translates to MKGLCIVFAVATILLTSNSFAKEPPTQVVYRFDDHRYLELKGWGCEGELWYTDTKRGIHSQPYFQFYRIFTRKFIHPSERYISIPNWEVDGFLVSKDYGETWRAVGFAPGHNEPNGDNRAPAEDAVSFTVVNDQGFLQTKHRLYMSSKPFEDPRILPGGPGIKFTVDDGMGSTVNGKLEPRSPGWSWGMIYMTKQGLENSTQQFKTNWQGLPDKVPEVKGYTGWDRMRCDMDAGQ; encoded by the coding sequence ATGAAAGGACTTTGTATTGTTTTCGCAGTGGCCACTATTTTACTGACTTCTAATAGCTTCGCGAAAGAGCCGCCGACGCAGGTAGTTTATCGGTTTGATGATCATCGTTACCTGGAGCTTAAGGGCTGGGGTTGTGAAGGGGAACTCTGGTATACCGATACAAAGCGGGGCATTCATTCACAGCCTTACTTTCAGTTTTATCGAATATTCACCCGCAAATTTATTCATCCTTCAGAACGTTATATTTCTATCCCAAACTGGGAGGTAGATGGATTCCTTGTTTCGAAAGATTATGGCGAAACCTGGAGGGCGGTTGGCTTTGCTCCCGGACATAATGAACCGAACGGGGATAACAGAGCGCCTGCCGAAGATGCCGTATCTTTTACCGTTGTCAACGATCAGGGCTTTTTGCAGACCAAACATCGGCTCTATATGTCGTCAAAGCCGTTTGAAGATCCGCGCATACTGCCTGGTGGGCCGGGGATTAAATTTACCGTGGATGATGGTATGGGAAGCACAGTAAATGGGAAGCTAGAGCCACGCTCACCTGGGTGGTCATGGGGGATGATCTACATGACTAAGCAAGGACTTGAAAACAGTACACAGCAATTTAAGACGAACTGGCAAGGCCTACCCGACAAAGTACCTGAAGTTAAAGGCTACACAG
- a CDS encoding T6SS immunity protein Tli3 family protein: MKGLCIVFAVATILLTADSFAKEPPTQVVYRFDDHRYLELKGWDCEGELWYTDTRKKIRSQIFSQFYRLFTRKFIHPSERYIAITGWGADGFRVSKDYGKTWTGVRFAPGHNEPNGDDYAPYEDVLSFTVVNDQGFLQTKHRLYMSSKPFEDPRILPGGPGIKFTVDDGMGSTVNGKLEPRSPGWSWGMIYMTKQGLENSTQQFKTNWQGLPDKVPEVKGYTGWDRMRCDMDAGR; encoded by the coding sequence ATGAAAGGACTATGTATAGTTTTCGCAGTGGCCACTATTTTACTGACTGCTGATAGTTTCGCGAAAGAACCACCTACGCAGGTGGTTTATCGGTTTGATGATCATCGTTACCTTGAGCTGAAAGGCTGGGATTGCGAAGGCGAACTCTGGTATACAGACACCCGAAAAAAGATTCGTTCACAAATTTTCTCGCAATTTTATCGTCTATTTACCCGAAAATTTATCCATCCTTCAGAACGTTATATTGCAATAACTGGTTGGGGCGCAGATGGCTTTCGCGTATCGAAGGATTATGGAAAAACCTGGACAGGTGTGCGCTTTGCGCCAGGTCATAATGAACCGAATGGGGATGATTATGCGCCCTATGAAGATGTTCTCTCTTTTACCGTTGTCAACGATCAGGGCTTTTTGCAGACCAAACATCGGCTCTATATGTCGTCAAAGCCGTTTGAAGATCCGCGCATACTGCCTGGTGGGCCGGGGATTAAATTTACCGTGGATGATGGTATGGGAAGCACAGTAAATGGGAAGCTAGAGCCACGCTCACCAGGGTGGTCGTGGGGGATGATCTACATGACTAAGCAAGGACTTGAAAACAGTACACAGCAATTCAAGACGAACTGGCAAGGCTTACCCGACAAAGTTCCTGAAGTGAAGGGTTACACCGGCTGGGATCGTATGCGCTGTGACATGGATGCGGGGCGATAA